A DNA window from Amphiprion ocellaris isolate individual 3 ecotype Okinawa chromosome 8, ASM2253959v1, whole genome shotgun sequence contains the following coding sequences:
- the mical1 gene encoding F-actin-monooxygenase mical1: protein MASQEPVNPSHAAFDLFIQAQSCKDVKHHFVELCRELDINPKDFRTFYTKLKERLNYWKAKALWTKLDKRASHADYQQGKVCSKNKCLVLGAGPCGLRTAIELSLLGAQVVVLEKREDFSRNNVLHLWPFTIYDLRGLGAKKFYGKFCSGSLDHISIRQLQLILLKVSLLLGVEVHTGVEYQGLIEPSGENGWMAKLQPWSHPAAAFQFDVFISAGGGRFVPDGFKHKELRGKLAIGITANFINGNTAAEAQVAEISGVARIYNQKFFQELLTETGIDLENIVYYRDDTHYFVMTAKKKSLLKKGVIKQDYGDAEQLLAPANVDHEALCRYAHDAAFFSTGGKLSNLEFAQNHAGRPDVAMFDFTCMHRAENASLVRERRGQKLLMGLVGDCLVEPFWPLGTGIARGFLAAFDTAWMVRSWGKGVPHLKVLAERESIYQLLSQTTPENTSKNYAQCSIDPKTRYQRVNLSSIQAHQVQHLYDVDKSYPASKKQKDRWPTMRQDSVSGSEELLKWCQKHTTGYENVNVKDFSQSWRSGLALCALIHHFRPQLIDMSSLDESSSAHNNQLAFSILEKELGIPPVMSPSDLADTGQIDKLSMVLYLTQIQKAFTVLAKEPAGFLPSSKPLTLSQTHSAVFFLSKLKHNSLQRRKEKLASEKQGTEIKTRMGDEDSTLVPPVSPALSPTPALSPEPEPGTTVLMTNSDECYFCGQRVYVLERISAEGKFFHRSCFTCHRCGITLRLGGYTFDQNTGRFYCELHSEEMELANGAETSCKDNKENDNGTNEENGLSSDEYTLSPSDEEYEHTLDCGPITHTQSYKSEQDQAIRGSKEDPQEPHTSETPSSKTEVEAPNEEDTEEISSSVSYPVPKPRLSRQTTPTHQPSPPVAKPRTVHCFDPSTPEKHSPPASTKEISKAGPDSRPKQSLRKLQLTDEEKSLLVNLQSFSADSDSETPGGSSSCSSSSANAGGPAKPEGLDGQEEEGYWSGSTAGHMRGKRNRRCYRRKEMPSGQTRVRSKFSPWNLSSPRISRDTRLSVHINHPGRVETTFRQVHSASEEGVDGDDDDDDDDDDDMFERDDIDLFDEKFQKMPSDPVEAEKLELMKMRTLERRAKMSELQRFRKAQSIQRRLEEIEVTFKDLEDKGVVLERSLRGEADSGGSPDTIEQWIQLVHEKNALVSEESELMVASRQLELEDKQSALELELRKYMEMKDKTAEQQAEEERVLQQMIEVVDMRDSLVSFLEEKRLKEISEEQEAFSIMEAKRHSKAGSQVHWA, encoded by the exons ATGGCGAGCCAGGAGCCTGTCAACCCTTCGCATGCTGCATTTGACCTGTTTATCCAAGCCCAGAGTTGTAAGGATGTAAAGCACCACTTTGTTGAGCTCTGCAGGGAACTGGACATCAATCCTAAGGATTTCAGGACCTTCTACACAAAGCTAAAGGAAAGACTGAACTACTGGAAGGCCAAAGCCTTATGGACCAAGCTGGACAAAAGGGCATCTCATGCAGATTACCAGCAAGGAAAAgtctgcagcaaaaacaag TGTCTTGTGTTGGGTGCTGGTCCTTGCGGACTGAGAACAGCCATTGAACTGTCCCTGCTGGGGGCTCAGGTGGTGGTGTTGGAGAAGAGAGAGGATTTCTCCAGAAACAATGTTCTCCATCTGTGGCCGTTCACCATCTACGACCTCCGCGGGCTCGGAGCCAAAAAGTTCTATGGCAAATTCTGCTCTGGCTCTCTGGATCATATCA GCATTCGTCAGCTGCAGTTGATTCTACTGAAAGTGTCACTTTTGCTCGGGGTCGAGGTGCACACCGGAGTGGAGTACCAGGGCTTGATCGAGCCCTCAGGAGAAAATG gttggatggcCAAACTACAGCCTTGGTCTCatcctgctgcagccttccAGTTTGATGTCTTCATCTCTGCTGGAGGAGGCAGGTTTGTCCCTGATG GTTTCAAGCATAAGGAGCTGAGAGGGAAGCTGGCGATTGGCATTACAGCCAACTTCATTAACggaaacacagctgctgagGCCCAAGTAGCTGAGATCAGCGGTGTAGCCCGCATCTATAACCAGAAGTTCTTCCAAGAGCTGCTCACAGAGACGG GTATTGATTTGGAGAATATTGTCTACTACAGAGACGACACCCACTACTTTGTCATGACTGCCAAAAAGAAGAGCTTGCTGAAGAAGGGGGTCATTAAACAG GACTATGGTGACGCAGAACAGCTGCTGGCTCCTGCAAACGTGGATCACGAGGCTTTGTGTCGCTATGCACATGATGCTGCCTTCTTCTCCACCGGTGGCAAACTGTCTAACCTTGAGTTTGCTCAGAATCATGCTGGCCGACCAGATGTAGCCATGTTCGACTTCACCTGCATGCATCGTGCTGAGAATGCTTCGCTGGTCAGAGAGAGGCGGGGCCAGAAGTTGTTAATGGGTCTGGTTGGAGACTGCCTGGTGGAG CCTTTCTGGCCTCTGGGTACAGGCATAGCCCGTGGGTTCCTGGCTGCTTTTGACACAGCGTGGATGGTGAGGAGCTGGGGTAAAGGGGTCCCACATCTCAAGGTCCTGGCTGAGCG AGAAAGTATCTACCAGCTCCTGTCCCAAACCACACCAGAAAACACCAGCAAAAACTATGCTCAATGCAGCATCGACCCCAAAACACGGTACCAGAGAGTCAACCTCTCCTCCATCCAGGCACACCAG GTGCAGCACCTCTATGATGTTGATAAATCCTATCCAGCAAGTAAGAAACAGAAGGACAGATGGCCTACCATGCGTCAAG ACTCAGTTAGCGGTTCTGAAGAGTTGCTGAAATGGTGCCAGAAACACACAACAGGTTATGAGAATGTGAATGTAAAAGATTTTAGCCAATCCTGGCGCTCTGGGCTGGCTCTGTGTGCTTTGATCCACCACTTCAGACCTCAGCTCAT TGACATGTCTTCCCTGGATGAGTCCAGTAGTGCCCACAACAACCAACTGGCCTTCAGTATCCTAGAGAAGGAGCTGGGCATCCCACCTGTTATGTCCCCCAGCGACCTGGCCGACACTGGTCAGATTGACAAGTTATCCATGGTCCTCTACCTCACCCAGATCCAGAAAGCTTTTACGGTGCTGGCAAAAG AACCTGCAGGCTTCCTGCCATCATCCAAGCCTCTGACTCTCTCCCAGACACATTCAGCTGTCTTTTTCCTGAGCAAGCTGAAGCACAACTCTCTGCAAAGACGCAAG GAAAAGCTGGCATCTGAGAAACAGGGCACAGAAATAAAGACCAGGATGGGAGATGAGGACAGT ACGCTGGTGCCTCCTGTGTCCCCTGCACTCAGTCCTACGCCTGCTCTTTCTCCTGAGCCTGAGCCTGGCACTACCGTTTTGATGACGAACAGCGATGAATGTTACTTCTGCGGTCAAAGGGTTTATGTCCTGGAGCGCATCAGCGCTGAGGGCAAGTTCTTCCATCGGAGCTGCTTCACCTGCCATCGGTGCGGCATCACACTCAGACTAGGAGGATACACCTTCGACCAGAATACAG GGAGATTTTACTGTGAGCTGCACTCGGAGGAGATGGAGCTGGCAAATGGGGCTGAAACATCTTGTAAG GAtaacaaagaaaatgataaTGGGACAAATGAAGAGAATGGGCTTTCTAGTGATGAATATACACTGTCTCCATCGGATGAGGAGTATGAGCACACTCTTGACTGTGGCCCCATTACTCATACACAATCATATAAATCTGAACAGGACCAGGCTATACGTGGATCCAAAGAAGATCCTCAAGAACCACATACATCAGAAACTCCTTCATCTAAAACTGAGGTAGAAGCACCAAATGAGGAGGACACAGAAGAAATTTCTTCGTCAGTGTCCTATCCGGTTCCAAAGCCACGTCTTTCTCGGCAGACCACACCCACCCATCAGCCCTCTCCCCCGGTAGCAAAACCTCGCACAGTCCACTGTTTTGATCCCTCCACTCCAGAAAAACATTCACCGCCAGCTTCTACAAAGGAGATCTCTAAAGCAGGACCAGACTCCCGTCCTAAACAATCGTTGCGAAAGCTTCAGTTAACCGATGAGGAGAAAAGCCTGCTGGTGAATCTTCAAAGTTTCAGTGCAGACTCAGACTCGGAGACCCCTGGTGgatcctcctcctgttcctcttccTCAGCGAATGCAGGAGGTCCTGCCAAACCAGAGGGCCTGGATGGGCAAGAGGAGGAGGGCTACTGGAGCGGGAGCACTGCAGGCCACATGCGGGGGAAGAGGAATCGACGCTGCTACAGGAGAAAAGAGATGCCAAGCGGGCAGACCAGAGTACGATCCAAGTTTTCCCCCTGGAATCTGTCTTCCCCGAGAATCAGCAGAGACACCCGGCTCAGTGTCCACATTAATCATCCAGGCAGAGTGG AAACAACATTCAGACAAGTTCACAGCGCCTCAGAAGAGGGGGTTGATGGAGATGATGACGACGATGATGACGATGACGATGATATGTTTGAACGAGATGACATTGACTTATTTGATGAGAAA TTTCAGAAAATGCCATCCGACCCTGTTGAGGCTGAGAAACTGGagctgatgaagatgaggacgcTGGAGCGGCGGGCAAAGATGAGCGAATTACAACGATTTCGGAAAGCTCAG TCCATCCAGCGAAGACTGGAGGAGATTGAGGTGACTTTCAAAGACCTGGAAGACAAAGGTGTAGTTTTGGAGCGAAGTCTGCGAGGAGAGGCTG ACAGTGGCGGTTCTCCTGATACGATCGAACAGTGGATCCAGCTGGTCCATGAGAAGAACGCATTGGTTTCTGAGGAGTCGGAGCTCATGGTGGC gtctcgccagctggAGCTCGAAGACAAGCAGAGCGCCTTAGAGTTGGAGCTCAGGAAATACATGGAGATGAAAG ACaagacagcagagcagcaggcgGAAGAAGAGCGGGTTCTGCAGCAGATGATCGAGGTCGTGGACATGAGGGACtctttggtgtcatttctgGAAGAGAAGAGGCTGAAGGAGATAAGCGAGGAGCAGGAGGCTTTCTCCATCATGGAGGCCAAACGGCACTCAAAGGCAGGATCTCAGGTTCACTGGGCGTGA